The Fibrobacter sp. sequence CTGTAATCCTGGTGGGCATGCAGGAGAACGGTCCGATTGAAACCGCCCCGTGAATTGTGTGGAGAATATCCTTGAAGAAGTTACCCGCAACAAGGATCGATTCACCTGTAAACCTAACATCAAAAAAGTTTTCCCCGTAGGCAATCGCAGTATCAAGGTCCATCTTTTCGTAACTGTATAGCCCCGATCGGGCAAAAATCGACTTTATCCTTTTCTCGTATTTGTCCTGAACCATATTTCTGATACGAAACTCAAGGAATTTCTTCAAATCAAACCTAGCTTCATATATACCATTTTTTACATTGAAATCACAGTAGCTTATCCACTCAAGAATCGGAGCCCGCTTCACTACAATGTCAGCCGCAGAAAGTTTTTCTATCAGTTCTTTGCTTGAGAAATCATCTCTCCTGACAAATATCTCTCCCATCAGAGATACAGTCCGTGCCTGCGATAAAGGATAACGGAGAGGGATTTTTGAGAGGTTATCGGCAACACTACGCAGCACATTGTAAAGATCCTTATATTTTCGGGTTAAGAAGACCTGTATGATTCTTTCCCACTGCTCCTGAAAAGTTTTTTGTGCTGACGGAAGATCTATCGCCAACACTCTCAGGGCATTCCGGATATCATCCATGCAGTCGGAAATAACGATAGATTTCAGAAGGTTCATTGAATCAGAAAGCCTGAGACCGGCATAGCCGTTTTCATTTGAGAGAGAGAGCAGCGCTACATCAGGAATTTTCCTTCTGCTTATC is a genomic window containing:
- a CDS encoding CoA activase, which gives rise to CKECLPLILTTGGLLNHLQSRNPDEKILFFMPTCWGNCRFTQYRVFLNRMISRRKIPDVALLSLSNENGYAGLRLSDSMNLLKSIVISDCMDDIRNALRVLAIDLPSAQKTFQEQWERIIQVFLTRKYKDLYNVLRSVADNLSKIPLRYPLSQARTVSLMGEIFVRRDDFSSKELIEKLSAADIVVKRAPILEWISYCDFNVKNGIYEARFDLKKFLEFRIRNMVQDKYEKRIKSIFARSGLYSYEKMDLDTAIAYGENFFDVRFTGESILVAGNFFKDILHTIHGAVSIGPFSCMPTRITEAVMAPVANNETRSRLTGDFSVKNVSTLPFLSVEIDGSPLSQTLEARIEAFCLQVERIYHKMRKTGGYSVAS